The Coccidioides posadasii str. Silveira chromosome 3, complete sequence genome contains a region encoding:
- a CDS encoding uncharacterized protein (EggNog:ENOG410PNJ2~COG:T~BUSCO:14291at33183), whose amino-acid sequence MTCGIWKAYFPSNLASVSSLLWHAYASLPAPSNAVNWAGFYVRKDKSPSSGVSTASDAKNILLLGPFHGKPACQLIPFGRGVCGTAASKRETVIVSDVLEWEGHIACDADSRSEIVVPIVVDGETLALIDIDCTQPSGFDEIDKKGLEHLAKLLAENCDW is encoded by the exons ATGACTTGTGGGATTTGGAAAGCTTATTTTCCAAGCAACCTTGCAAGTGTCTCTTCCCTCCTCTGGCACGCCTATGCAAGTCTCCCCGCTCCCTCCAATGCCGTGAATTGGGCTGGTTTCTACGTCCGGAAAGATAAGTCGCCATCATCGGGAGTTTCCACCGCAAGCGATGcgaagaatattcttctcCTTGGCCCGTTCCACGGTAAACCGGCGTGTCAGTTGATACCATTCGGACGCGGGGTCTGCGGTACCGCAGCGTCGAAACGGGAGACGGTGATTGTCTCCGATGTATTGGAGTGGGAGGGACACATCGCGTGCGATGCGGATAGCAGGAGTGAAATTGTTGTGCCTATAGTCGTCGATGGAGAA ACGCTGGCTTTGATAGATATAGATTGCACGCAACCATCTGGCTTCGACGAGATAGATAAGAAAGGTCTGGAGCATTTAGCGAAATTGCTGGCAGAAAACTGCGACTGGTGA
- a CDS encoding uncharacterized protein (SECRETED:SignalP(1-18)~EggNog:ENOG410PI69~COG:E), which translates to MRFFPGLPLLLFSTGSVARNIVFPPIHEVTGQASLSNDGVADDIDIVTGSQFSGLSTFAHVPYVNCFIDGEAEKEKYDIAILGAPFDTAVTARPGARYGPGGIRRGSARMRAGSAWSVYSGVNNLRSWAKIVDCGDAPLTFLDNTIALKQLDKAHKVVSSRIANTTDVSSVPRIITLGGDHTTTLSALRSTYEKWGPVSVVHFDSHIDTWDPEVLGGGVSSYAGVNHGTFLHIAHEEGLVQNNSIHVGIRAPLVREKGDLRNDVRCGFDIVTARDIDMIGASGIIEKIKNRVGSDNVYISVDIDVLDPAFAPATGTAEPGGFSTRELLTILDGLSGLRVIGGDVVEVAPVYDTTGETTVLAAAEVANSLLGLMIAKPVPNERK; encoded by the exons ATGCGCTTTTTCCCTGGATTACCTTTGCTCCTGTTCAGCACAGGTAGTGTTGCAAGGAATATAGTCTTTCCTCCAATCCACGAGGTGACAGGGCAGGCATCTCTCAGCAATGACGGTGTAGCTGATGATATCGATATTGTGACTGGGAGCCAGTTTTCCGGGCTATCAACGTTCGCTCATGTCCCATATGTGAACTGCTTCATAGATGGCGaggcagagaaagaaaaatatgaTATTGCCATACTGGGAGCTCCATTCGACACG GCTGTAACTGCTCGGCCAGGAGCAAGATACGGACCTGGAGGTATCCGCCGGGGCTCAGCGAGAATGAGAGCGGGTTCCGCCTGGAGCGTGTATAGTGGAGTAAATAACCTCCGTAGCTGGGCAAAGATCGTTGACTGTGGCGATGCGCCGCTCACATTTTTGGACAATACTATCGCGTTGAAGCAACTTGATAAAGCTCACAAG GTCGTCTCATCACGGATAGCAAACACAACAGATGTTTCCTCTGTTCCAAGAATCATTACCCTTGGAGGTGACCACACAACAACTCTTTCCGCATTACGGTCGACATACGAGAAATGGGGACCGGTGTCTGTCGTTCATTTCGATAGCCACATCG ACACTTGGGATCCGGAGGTCTTAG GGGGTGGAGTTTCTAGCTACGC GGGCGTAAACCACGGCACCTTCTTACATATTGCCCATGAAGAA GGACTTGTTCAAAATAACTCAATTCACGTCGGCATTCGTGCTCCCCTCGTCCGAGAAAAAGGCGATCTTCGAAATGATGTCCGCTGCGGTTTTGACATCGTTACCGCCCGCGACATAGATATGATCGGCGCATCGGGGATCAttgaaaagatcaagaacCGTGTTGGGTCAGACAATGTGTATATCAGCGTTGATATTGACGTCCTTGATCCCGCCTTCGCACCAG CAACTGGCACTGCTGAACCCGGTGGTTTCTCCACCCGAGAGCTGCTCACTATTCTGGATGGCCTAAGCGGGCTTCGCGTCATTGGTGGAGATGTAGTGGAAGTCGCTCCCGTTTATGACACAACAGGCGAGACGACGGTGCTTGCGGCGGCCGAAGTTGCTAACTCCTTATTGGGGCTCATGATCGCGAAGCCTGTCCCTAATGAACGGAAATAA
- the DBP5 gene encoding RNA helicase required for poly(A+) mRNA export (BUSCO:233287at4751~EggNog:ENOG410PGTJ~COG:A~BUSCO:5983at33183) produces the protein MASENTTETPSVPAGGPLAARISRPEGDANPPSTEAEKPAAEDDSGKGPSIPQVDGASEDQRGSELQDSEFDVNVKLSDLQADPNNPLYSIKSFEELGLAEPIQMGLSKMNFRRPSKIQERALPLLMANPPTNMIAQSQSGTGKTAAFVLNILSRLELTPEKQKSPQALVLAPSRELARQIVGVIQAMGTFVEGLFVATAVPMEMNRNQRVEASIVVGTPGTVQDLIKKRLFNTQHLRVLVLDEADNMLDQQGLGDQCIRVKSLLPRTIQVVLFSATFPDFVVRYAHKFAPNSNQLTLKHEELTVEGIKQLYLDCESDEHKYEILVKFYGLLTIGSSIIFVKTRASAAEIERRMVAEGHTVVSLTGGIEGQKRDEIIDRFRNGTAKVLITTNVLARGIDVSTVSMVINYDIPELHLPGAARRMADAQTYLHRIGRTGRFGRVGVAVSFVSNQEEWQMLQDIQKYFSTNIERVDTRDWDDVEKKVKKIIKPSAVAR, from the exons ATGGCGTCTGAAAACACAACAGAAACACCCAGTGTACCAGCTGGCGGGCCACTTGCAGCTCGGATCTCCAGACCAGAGGGCGATGCCAACCCACCTTCTACCG AGGCAGAGAAGCCGGCCGCTGAGGATGATTCCGGAAAAGGCCCTTCGATCCCACAAGTGGACGGAGCTTCAGAGGATCAGCGTGGCTCTGAATTACAGGATTCCGAATTTGACGTCAATGTCAAGCTGAGCGATTTGCAAGCGGATCCGAATAACCCCCTCTATTCCATCAAGTCGTTTGAGGAGCTAGGCCT AGCGGAACCTATTCAAATGGGGCTGTCCAAGATGAACTTCCGTCGTCCTTCCAAGATTCAGGAGAGAGCCTTACCGCTTCTCATGGCAAACCCTCCGACAAACATGATCGCCCAATCGCAATCTGGTACCGGAAAGACAGCAGCGTTCGTTTTGAATATCCTTAGTCGCCTCGAGTTGACCCCGGAGAAGCAGAAATCCCCCCAAGCCTTAGTTCTTGCACCGAGTCGAGAACTGGCAAGACAAATTGTTGGAGTCATTCAAGCAATGGGAACATTTGTCGAAGGACTCTTTGTGGCGACCGCTGTTCCCATGGAAATGAATCGCAATCAAAGGGTCGAAGCATCCATAGTCGTTGGCACGCCTGGAACTGTTCAAGACCTCATTAAGAAGAGACTATTCAACACACAGCATCTCAGAGTTTTGGTCTTGGATGAGGCAGACAATATGTTGGATCAGCAAGGTCTTGGTGATCAATGCATTAGAGTGAAAAG TTTGCTGCCAAGAACAATTCAGGTCGTCCTGTTTTCCGCAACCTTCCCTGACTTTGTTGTTCGGTATGCACATAAATTCGCGCCGAATTCAAACCAACTGACGCTTAAACACGAGGAACTTACCGTTGAAGGCATTAAACAACTCTACTTGGATTGTGAATCAGATGAGCATAAGTATGAAATTTTGGTTAAGTTCTATGGACTGCTTACAATTGGATCTTCTATCATTTTTGTCAAG ACACGTGCTTCAGCTGCGGAGATCGAGCGACGTATGGTGGCAGAAGGTCATACAGTAGTTTCTTTGACCGGTGGTATCGAAGGACAAAAGCGCGATGAAATCATCGATCGCTTCCGCAATGGCACAGCGAAGGTCCTCATAACGACCAATGTTTTAGCTCGAGGAATTGACGTGTCCACTGTTTCAATGGTTATCAACTAT GATATTCCGGAACTACACCTTCCTGGGGCAGCTCGCCGCATGGCGGATGCACAAACCTACCTTCACCGCATCGGACGTACTGGCCGCTTCGGACGCGTTGGTGTGGCCGTGTCATTCGTTTCTAACCAGGAGGAATGGCAAATGCTCCAGGATATCCAGAAATACTTCAGCACCAACATCGAGCGCGTTGATACCCGAGATTGGGACGATGTGGAGAAGAAGGTCAAGAAAATAATTAAGCCTTCTGCCGTTGCCCGTTAA